One Clavibacter zhangzhiyongii genomic region harbors:
- a CDS encoding glucose 1-dehydrogenase, whose protein sequence is MSQDQYTFQDPAAMYSGIDTTAQQQDGPGLDADLQETADRGERSYRGSGRLEGRKALITGADSGIGAAVAIAYAREGADIALSYLPEEEEDAKKVVALIEEAGRKAVAVPGDISTAEFSRELVAKAVEGLGGLDILVNNAGKQQNFDTLEEISDEEFDVTFKTNVYAMFWITKAALAHLEPGSTIINTSSIQAYQPSPNLIHYATTKASINAFSKGLAQQLAPKGIRVNVVAPGPVWTPLQTAGGQPAEALPEFGEDTPLGRPGQPAELAPAFVFLASPESSYVIGETLHVNGGMPTP, encoded by the coding sequence ATGAGCCAGGACCAGTACACCTTCCAGGACCCCGCCGCGATGTACAGCGGCATCGACACCACCGCGCAGCAGCAGGACGGACCCGGCCTCGACGCCGACCTCCAGGAGACCGCGGACCGCGGCGAGAGGAGCTACCGCGGATCCGGCCGCCTCGAGGGACGCAAGGCCCTCATCACGGGCGCCGACTCCGGCATCGGCGCGGCCGTCGCGATCGCCTACGCCCGCGAGGGCGCGGACATCGCCCTCTCCTACCTCCCCGAGGAGGAGGAGGACGCGAAGAAGGTCGTCGCCCTCATCGAGGAGGCCGGCCGGAAGGCCGTCGCCGTCCCCGGCGACATCTCCACGGCCGAGTTCAGCCGCGAGCTCGTCGCGAAGGCCGTCGAGGGCCTCGGCGGCCTCGACATCCTCGTGAACAACGCGGGCAAGCAGCAGAACTTCGACACGCTCGAGGAGATCTCGGACGAGGAGTTCGACGTCACCTTCAAGACCAACGTCTACGCGATGTTCTGGATCACGAAGGCCGCGCTCGCGCACCTGGAGCCCGGCTCGACCATCATCAACACGTCGTCCATCCAGGCGTACCAGCCGTCGCCGAACCTCATCCACTACGCGACCACGAAGGCGTCGATCAACGCGTTCTCGAAGGGCCTCGCGCAGCAGCTCGCGCCCAAGGGCATCCGCGTGAACGTCGTCGCGCCCGGCCCGGTGTGGACCCCGCTGCAGACCGCCGGCGGCCAGCCCGCCGAGGCGCTGCCCGAGTTCGGCGAGGACACGCCCCTCGGCCGTCCCGGCCAGCCCGCCGAGCTCGCCCCGGCGTTCGTGTTCCTCGCGTCGCCCGAGTCGAGCTACGTGATCGGCGAGACGCTGCACGTCAACGGCGGCATGCCGACGCCGTAG
- a CDS encoding Rieske (2Fe-2S) protein, with the protein MRELKLVSAITKIEDAEALDPIVAKVRGTVVALLKPRALADLLHGVPFGHPLHPVAVLIPSGAWISSAVLDFLPGNEKASQALVGVGVLSAAPSIVSGYADWSQLHEQQLRVGIVHSAANALATGLYGLSWVQRARGKQTSGRLLGLAGLGLVSAGGFLGGHLAYRQAAGANHAEDVPHRFPAGWQELGQLDDLPDGRLAKRDVAGLPVLVRRHGMTVDALSNTCSHLSAPLDEGEFGTDPKTGEACVTCPWHDSVFSLRTGDVIHGPATAPQPRFETRVTAGLVEVRLPNAG; encoded by the coding sequence ATGAGGGAGCTGAAGCTCGTCTCGGCCATCACGAAGATCGAGGACGCCGAGGCGCTCGACCCGATCGTCGCGAAGGTGCGCGGCACCGTGGTCGCCCTGCTCAAGCCGCGCGCGCTGGCCGACCTGCTGCACGGCGTGCCCTTTGGGCACCCGCTGCACCCCGTCGCCGTGCTGATCCCCTCGGGCGCGTGGATCTCGTCCGCGGTCCTCGACTTCCTGCCCGGCAACGAGAAGGCCAGCCAGGCGCTCGTGGGCGTCGGGGTCCTCAGCGCCGCGCCCTCCATCGTCTCCGGCTACGCCGACTGGTCGCAGCTGCACGAGCAGCAGCTCCGGGTCGGCATCGTGCACTCCGCCGCCAACGCGCTCGCCACCGGCCTCTACGGGCTGTCGTGGGTCCAGCGGGCCCGCGGCAAGCAGACGAGCGGCCGGCTCCTCGGGCTTGCGGGCCTCGGCCTCGTCTCCGCCGGCGGCTTCCTCGGCGGGCACCTCGCGTACCGCCAGGCCGCGGGCGCCAACCACGCCGAGGACGTGCCGCACCGCTTCCCCGCGGGCTGGCAGGAGCTCGGCCAGCTCGACGACCTGCCCGACGGCCGCCTCGCGAAGCGCGACGTGGCGGGCCTCCCCGTGCTCGTGCGGCGCCACGGCATGACCGTGGACGCGCTCAGCAACACCTGCAGCCACCTCTCCGCGCCGCTCGACGAGGGCGAGTTCGGCACGGACCCGAAGACCGGCGAGGCGTGCGTCACCTGCCCGTGGCACGACAGCGTCTTCAGCCTGAGGACGGGCGACGTGATCCACGGCCCCGCGACCGCGCCCCAGCCGCGCTTCGAGACCCGCGTGACGGCCGGCCTCGTGGAGGTGCGGCTGCCGAACGCCGGCTAG
- a CDS encoding MFS transporter translates to MRRPSPFAALWGANALSNLADGLVFVAVPLVAADLTDDPRAVAGLATTYALVRLLVALPVGVHVDRLDRRTLLVVADLLRGVALVALAAAIHSGVASLVLLYAVMAVVGVLESAADGAAVAVLPSLVPHDRLDRANARITGTQLVADEFVGPPLGGILFALAAAVPLYATGGLWVAAGAVALALPRRRPAMDTVPAPRASVMREAAEGVRWLAGHRVVGALALLGGLASVGYMLPFSVLVLFARDRLGLDAAGYGVLLAASALGGLAGSAIAAPLRARLGSRWTITAALALGAASLAGLAVTRDPVVAGVLLALYILHAAVWGICATSLRQRLVPDPLLGRVGAAGRVLSLLGLALGSALGGSLATVGIAVPTVAGAAVLAGCALLAALSLRGPDVAAG, encoded by the coding sequence GGGCTCGTCTTCGTGGCCGTGCCGCTCGTCGCGGCCGACCTCACCGACGACCCGCGCGCGGTGGCGGGACTGGCGACGACGTACGCGCTCGTGCGGCTCCTGGTCGCGCTGCCCGTGGGCGTGCACGTCGACCGTCTCGACCGGCGCACGCTGCTGGTGGTCGCGGACCTCCTCCGCGGTGTCGCGCTCGTGGCGCTGGCCGCGGCGATCCACTCGGGCGTCGCCTCGCTCGTCCTCCTCTACGCGGTGATGGCCGTGGTCGGCGTGCTCGAGAGCGCGGCCGACGGGGCCGCGGTGGCCGTGCTGCCGTCGCTCGTGCCGCACGACCGGCTCGACCGGGCGAACGCGCGGATCACCGGCACGCAGCTCGTGGCCGACGAGTTCGTCGGCCCGCCGCTCGGCGGGATCCTCTTCGCGCTCGCCGCCGCCGTGCCCCTGTACGCGACGGGCGGGCTCTGGGTCGCGGCCGGTGCCGTGGCCCTCGCGCTGCCGCGGCGGCGGCCGGCCATGGACACCGTCCCCGCGCCGCGCGCCTCCGTCATGCGGGAGGCCGCGGAGGGCGTGCGCTGGCTCGCGGGTCACCGCGTGGTCGGAGCGCTCGCCCTCCTCGGCGGCCTCGCGAGCGTCGGCTACATGCTGCCGTTCTCGGTGCTCGTGCTCTTCGCGCGCGACCGGCTCGGCCTCGACGCGGCGGGCTACGGCGTGCTCCTCGCGGCGTCCGCGCTGGGCGGGCTCGCCGGATCCGCGATCGCCGCACCCCTCCGCGCCCGTCTCGGCTCGCGCTGGACCATCACCGCCGCCCTCGCGCTGGGCGCCGCGAGCCTCGCGGGGCTGGCCGTCACCCGGGACCCGGTCGTGGCCGGGGTCCTGCTCGCGCTCTACATCCTGCACGCGGCCGTCTGGGGCATCTGCGCGACCTCGCTGCGCCAGCGCCTGGTGCCGGATCCGCTGCTCGGCCGCGTGGGCGCCGCCGGCCGGGTGCTCAGCCTGCTGGGCCTCGCGCTCGGCTCGGCGCTCGGCGGCTCGCTCGCGACCGTCGGCATCGCGGTGCCGACGGTCGCGGGCGCGGCCGTGTTAGCGGGGTGCGCGCTGCTGGCGGCCCTCAGCCTCCGCGGACCCGACGTCGCCGCGGGCTAG